A genomic stretch from Aerococcaceae bacterium zg-1292 includes:
- the rimI gene encoding ribosomal protein S18-alanine N-acetyltransferase, with product MEYQVVPIKGRQLISPLKEQLLAFNQTFGWSVEQSEADFANEYSEYYCLVDKEMVLGYVGLHHVLDEASINHVYIQPDYRQQGLAHALINFVLTQLAYRQVKHLFLEVRANNQAAIRLYEASGFELLGRRNNYYQHPVEDALIYQKKVG from the coding sequence ATGGAGTATCAAGTCGTTCCGATAAAAGGTAGACAGCTGATATCGCCGCTAAAAGAACAACTGCTGGCTTTTAACCAGACATTTGGCTGGAGTGTGGAACAAAGCGAGGCGGATTTTGCAAATGAATACAGTGAATACTATTGCTTAGTAGATAAGGAAATGGTGCTTGGTTATGTTGGCTTGCATCATGTACTGGATGAAGCGTCTATCAATCATGTCTATATTCAACCGGATTATCGTCAACAAGGTTTAGCGCATGCTTTAATCAATTTTGTGTTGACACAATTAGCTTATCGACAAGTAAAACATCTTTTTTTAGAAGTTCGTGCTAATAATCAAGCGGCGATTCGTTTGTATGAAGCTAGTGGCTTTGAATTGTTAGGTCGCCGCAACAATTATTACCAGCATCCCGTTGAAGATGCCTTAATTTATCAAAAGAAAGTAGGATAA
- a CDS encoding GntR family transcriptional regulator: MQFDFQGNVPLFQQVAEQIEHAILNGSFPEGEQIPSTTEVSTSYQINPATVLKGMNLLVDKGILEKRRGLGTFVTQGAQEILLQKRQQQFVECELPTFIKEAKRLGITAQSLVKLIEKGYE, from the coding sequence ATGCAGTTTGATTTTCAAGGGAATGTTCCATTGTTTCAACAAGTCGCCGAACAAATTGAACATGCCATCTTAAATGGGAGTTTCCCAGAAGGTGAACAGATTCCATCGACAACTGAAGTCTCGACCAGTTATCAAATTAATCCAGCAACCGTCTTAAAGGGAATGAATTTATTGGTTGATAAGGGGATTTTAGAAAAACGGCGTGGATTAGGAACATTTGTCACGCAAGGCGCACAGGAAATATTACTACAAAAGCGTCAACAACAATTCGTTGAGTGCGAGTTGCCAACATTTATTAAAGAGGCGAAACGACTGGGAATTACCGCGCAGTCATTAGTGAAATTAATTGAAAAGGGGTATGAATGA
- the tsaB gene encoding tRNA (adenosine(37)-N6)-threonylcarbamoyltransferase complex dimerization subunit type 1 TsaB, producing the protein MRLLAIDTSSSWLSVAVADDTTVLASVNEQTNLQHGTVLIPRIQQLLSQHQIPLDSIDGLVVGMGPGSYTGLRIGVTAAKMWAISKKLPLYAVSSLAMMAASVTQPNENAAIIPLMDARRLSAYIGYYHRNQDTLVAVEPDCHQDWQTWVADHLDTLAQYQTIYLVGELIESFVEILSHQLPQVDIIVQMAYPQTNRAFNLMQEPVSDVHVLAPNYTQVTLAEREWSEKKEQLSDDEMVQTTVQ; encoded by the coding sequence ATGCGTTTACTAGCAATCGACACCTCGTCAAGTTGGCTGAGTGTAGCAGTAGCAGATGATACTACTGTCTTAGCCAGTGTGAATGAACAAACGAATTTACAACATGGAACCGTACTGATTCCACGAATTCAACAATTACTATCCCAACACCAAATACCGCTTGACTCCATCGACGGATTGGTTGTCGGAATGGGACCGGGCTCGTATACCGGGTTACGTATCGGTGTCACTGCCGCTAAAATGTGGGCTATCAGTAAGAAACTGCCGCTCTATGCCGTTTCTAGCTTAGCGATGATGGCAGCAAGCGTCACGCAACCAAATGAAAATGCAGCCATTATCCCATTGATGGATGCCAGACGATTATCGGCTTACATTGGTTATTATCACCGCAACCAAGATACTTTAGTAGCAGTAGAACCAGATTGCCACCAAGATTGGCAAACATGGGTAGCTGACCATCTTGATACTTTAGCACAATACCAAACAATATATTTAGTTGGCGAATTGATTGAATCATTTGTAGAAATATTATCTCACCAATTACCACAGGTTGATATAATCGTCCAAATGGCCTATCCACAAACGAATCGCGCCTTTAACTTGATGCAAGAGCCGGTATCAGATGTACACGTATTAGCACCTAATTATACACAAGTGACATTAGCTGAACGCGAATGGTCAGAGAAAAAGGAACAGTTAAGTGATGATGAAATGGTTCAAACAACAGTTCAATAA
- the rimI gene encoding ribosomal protein S18-alanine N-acetyltransferase, giving the protein MMKWFKQQFNKWRHWLIPAPPTLDKAPFLMEELAMAPSALADEMVMRFAAGEDIQSFEQLETACYDGYLAWQHHDFVHDWLHNPYAVYIVVEHQQRIVALISGRMRHRNAHISHVMVLPDYQGKGLGKQMVQQWQALVIQRNIECVTLEVRESNQAAQHLYQSLGFTVIDRRENYYFNNHETALIMSWRNRQMKQFA; this is encoded by the coding sequence ATGATGAAATGGTTCAAACAACAGTTCAATAAGTGGCGCCACTGGCTGATTCCAGCGCCGCCAACACTAGATAAAGCGCCATTTTTGATGGAAGAGCTAGCAATGGCACCTAGCGCATTAGCTGATGAAATGGTTATGCGCTTTGCGGCGGGGGAAGATATTCAGTCATTTGAACAACTGGAGACAGCCTGCTACGACGGTTATCTCGCCTGGCAGCACCATGATTTTGTACATGATTGGTTACATAATCCATATGCCGTCTATATCGTTGTTGAGCACCAACAACGCATCGTCGCACTCATCAGTGGTCGGATGCGACACCGTAACGCTCATATTAGCCATGTGATGGTACTGCCTGATTATCAAGGAAAAGGTTTAGGCAAACAAATGGTACAACAGTGGCAAGCGCTCGTCATCCAGCGAAATATCGAATGCGTGACACTAGAAGTGCGAGAAAGTAATCAAGCTGCCCAGCACCTCTATCAGTCATTAGGCTTTACAGTGATTGACCGGCGAGAAAATTACTATTTTAATAATCATGAGACCGCCCTTATTATGAGTTGGCGTAATCGACAAATGAAACAATTTGCATGA
- a CDS encoding two-component system regulatory protein YycI yields MDFKRIQMMLILFFLIFDVYLGVRIFQEIQETVVRQSDYQQSSLEQRLSARGIVLNSPLDETAVEGVLVKTEDTQYLRTHAQDLSQDALDITLGDHGNLSATFKKPLDLEGKVTEQMTTLPTEVAKFIHNKYLVNEQLFIKGSQYTQYWYLPATRTIIFWMTAIDNIPIVDGSAEIRLQLDENYNIASYTQTYQTGFAVLDKAKPHRLISARDAVDVLDARIQTNLPSNSTIIHITLSYTKYKEWDEINIYLPVWNVVYQRSDGQTGSMLVDAIKGQVVERMTPPASSP; encoded by the coding sequence ATGGACTTTAAACGAATTCAAATGATGCTCATTCTCTTTTTCTTAATATTTGATGTGTACTTAGGTGTTCGTATTTTTCAAGAGATTCAAGAGACAGTTGTGCGACAAAGTGATTATCAACAATCTAGTTTAGAACAACGTTTATCCGCGCGTGGGATTGTCTTGAACTCGCCATTAGACGAAACAGCGGTCGAAGGTGTCTTGGTGAAGACGGAAGATACGCAATATTTGCGCACGCACGCACAAGATTTATCGCAAGATGCTTTGGATATAACATTGGGAGACCATGGTAATTTGTCGGCAACGTTTAAAAAGCCTTTAGATTTAGAAGGGAAAGTCACTGAGCAAATGACAACATTGCCAACAGAAGTAGCAAAATTTATCCATAATAAATATTTAGTCAATGAACAATTATTTATTAAAGGTTCACAATATACACAATATTGGTATTTGCCAGCGACGCGAACGATTATTTTTTGGATGACAGCCATCGATAATATTCCGATTGTAGACGGCTCAGCAGAAATTCGTTTGCAGCTAGACGAAAATTATAATATTGCCTCGTATACGCAAACATACCAAACCGGTTTTGCGGTGTTGGATAAAGCTAAACCGCATCGCTTAATTAGTGCGCGTGATGCAGTGGATGTCCTTGATGCACGGATTCAAACCAATTTACCGTCAAATTCGACCATTATTCATATCACGCTAAGTTATACAAAATACAAAGAGTGGGATGAAATTAATATTTATCTGCCGGTATGGAATGTAGTTTATCAACGTTCTGATGGTCAAACAGGGTCCATGTTAGTCGATGCGATTAAAGGACAGGTAGTCGAACGGATGACACCACCCGCATCTTCTCCATAA
- a CDS encoding LysM peptidoglycan-binding domain-containing protein: MNKVTQRKRKGRWITVSASVIAVASLFGHELTQAAAQEINDASLENEAKDYQSLVADTAENTSQAPEMADNIQADTASAAEESDTVAEWVTPEPDTAETVGEESTTEITGTEEAEAPSPEMPEASATDASVPESLEAEPDESANEEVAATDEPATTENEAEIQNESFTPTAESATAETAAATTQAPSTNEEPAESVVTPAENTQAKSSEEVNTSAVSEASAEPAETAATEPVSDLTAAPEEDTAFTSDTTATEVTPEVTAESTGESVAEETPIEPVINAEASAESTDEAITDEVAPANSEETTADESGVATPTSDAEQVDAQPEAYKAPAVETQTPADSNDVEATPPREVTEDLASFPMEDTSENVAPMNETTQTTVSPAPAVRPSVKPALVTPKATTTAPVLAPSAPKLVDADVAAAQSTMISADNDDKRQRQVTNNQVTNNQSTTLRRQTHSTTTTAPAAIAKPTTMTTIAQPNYTINKGDTLWSIARRHNITLSQLREWNNLSGDLIFANRQLHTRNPRMTTTVASTTTTPSASATTPLSSTSTTHKIQRGDYLTAIAKRYGVTENQLRTWNNLSENAPLAIGTALVVRSPYTDTTTTTRAQDTQKTAAADIQATDTSATAASDANIESLINWFKEREGKTTYSMEHRNGPTSYDCSSAVYSALIAAGYLPKGTALGNTESLFGLEGSLLKAIDASSVQAGDIFISGHRGASAGANGHTGVALSNKEIIHSNYASNGIATTPINGWTASAGTPTHWFRLVATKK, from the coding sequence ATGAATAAAGTTACACAACGCAAACGAAAAGGTAGATGGATTACCGTATCTGCATCAGTGATTGCAGTCGCTTCGTTATTTGGGCACGAGTTAACCCAAGCCGCAGCGCAAGAAATTAATGATGCGTCATTGGAGAATGAAGCTAAGGACTATCAATCATTAGTTGCCGATACAGCTGAAAATACGTCCCAAGCGCCAGAAATGGCGGATAACATACAAGCAGATACCGCTTCAGCCGCTGAAGAATCAGATACGGTTGCAGAATGGGTGACGCCAGAACCAGACACTGCTGAAACGGTGGGTGAAGAATCGACAACGGAAATAACAGGAACAGAAGAAGCTGAAGCACCATCTCCAGAAATGCCAGAAGCGTCCGCAACAGATGCCTCAGTACCAGAATCATTAGAAGCCGAACCGGATGAATCAGCTAATGAAGAAGTGGCTGCGACAGACGAGCCAGCGACAACCGAAAATGAAGCAGAAATACAAAATGAGTCATTCACTCCGACTGCGGAGTCGGCAACAGCAGAAACAGCGGCTGCTACAACGCAAGCACCATCAACAAACGAAGAACCTGCTGAATCAGTTGTAACGCCCGCTGAAAATACGCAAGCAAAATCTTCGGAAGAAGTAAACACATCTGCCGTATCCGAAGCAAGCGCAGAACCGGCAGAAACAGCGGCTACTGAACCAGTATCGGATTTAACAGCTGCACCTGAGGAAGATACAGCATTTACCTCCGATACAACAGCAACGGAAGTAACGCCAGAAGTAACTGCTGAATCAACGGGGGAATCAGTCGCTGAAGAAACACCTATTGAGCCAGTAATCAACGCTGAGGCATCCGCTGAATCAACAGATGAAGCCATTACCGACGAGGTAGCACCAGCGAACTCAGAAGAGACAACTGCTGATGAATCCGGAGTTGCAACCCCAACTTCAGACGCAGAACAAGTTGACGCTCAACCAGAAGCCTACAAAGCGCCAGCAGTGGAGACGCAAACACCTGCTGATAGCAATGATGTAGAAGCGACACCACCACGTGAAGTGACCGAAGATTTAGCGTCATTCCCGATGGAAGATACTAGCGAAAATGTAGCGCCAATGAACGAAACAACGCAAACGACCGTTTCACCAGCACCTGCAGTGCGCCCATCCGTTAAACCGGCGCTTGTAACCCCAAAAGCGACCACCACAGCGCCTGTATTAGCGCCGAGCGCACCAAAATTAGTGGATGCGGATGTTGCAGCAGCCCAAAGTACGATGATTTCAGCGGATAACGATGACAAACGTCAACGCCAAGTGACCAATAACCAAGTGACCAATAACCAATCGACCACGCTGCGTAGACAAACCCATTCGACCACAACCACTGCACCAGCAGCAATTGCAAAACCGACAACAATGACAACCATTGCGCAACCGAATTATACTATTAACAAAGGTGATACACTATGGTCAATTGCACGCCGTCACAACATTACGCTATCACAATTACGTGAGTGGAATAATTTGAGTGGCGACCTTATTTTTGCTAATCGCCAATTGCATACCCGTAATCCGCGCATGACAACAACTGTTGCGTCGACAACTACAACACCGTCAGCGTCTGCAACAACACCATTGTCAAGTACAAGTACCACCCACAAAATTCAACGTGGTGATTATTTGACGGCTATCGCCAAACGTTATGGTGTGACAGAAAACCAATTGCGGACATGGAATAACTTGAGTGAAAATGCGCCATTAGCAATCGGTACAGCGCTTGTTGTACGTAGTCCATATACAGATACAACCACAACTACACGTGCGCAAGATACGCAAAAAACAGCCGCTGCAGATATCCAAGCAACAGATACCTCTGCTACGGCAGCTAGTGATGCCAATATTGAGTCGCTCATCAATTGGTTCAAAGAGCGTGAAGGTAAAACAACTTACTCTATGGAACACCGTAATGGCCCGACAAGTTACGACTGTTCAAGTGCAGTTTATAGTGCACTGATTGCGGCAGGATATTTACCAAAAGGCACAGCCTTAGGTAATACAGAGTCATTGTTTGGATTAGAAGGTTCATTATTAAAAGCGATTGATGCTAGCAGTGTCCAAGCTGGAGATATTTTCATCTCAGGACATCGTGGTGCATCTGCCGGTGCCAATGGGCATACCGGAGTCGCACTCAGCAATAAGGAAATTATCCACAGTAACTATGCCTCAAATGGTATTGCAACCACACCAATTAATGGTTGGACTGCCAGTGCCGGTACCCCGACACATTGGTTCCGTCTAGTTGCAACGAAAAAATAA
- the tsaD gene encoding tRNA (adenosine(37)-N6)-threonylcarbamoyltransferase complex transferase subunit TsaD — MSETSLILAFESSCDETSVAVIKDGQQLLSNVVASQIKSHMRFGGVVPEVASRHHVEQISQVYELALQQAGVTMDEIDAIAVTQGPGLVGALLIGITAAKTLAFVHQKPLIAVNHLAGHIYATQLQAPLYFPLLALIASGGHTELVYMHDHIDFEVIGETQDDAVGEAYDKVGRLLNLPYPAGKYLDKMAQEGTDTYPIPRAMLHEDNYDFSFSGMKSAVMNLVHNAHQRGETIVPEDLATSFQTAVIEVLVEKTARAIQAHPDVKQFVLAGGVAANSGLRQALSERLKDIEVLIPPLSLCGDNAAMIGAVAHQLYLANQFAPLDFNAVPGLDL, encoded by the coding sequence ATGAGTGAAACATCACTAATATTAGCTTTTGAATCCAGTTGTGATGAGACCAGTGTTGCGGTCATCAAAGATGGTCAACAATTATTAAGTAATGTGGTCGCCTCACAAATTAAAAGCCATATGCGTTTTGGAGGCGTTGTTCCAGAAGTAGCAAGTCGTCATCATGTTGAACAAATTAGCCAAGTGTACGAGTTAGCCCTACAACAAGCAGGAGTGACGATGGACGAGATAGATGCGATTGCGGTCACACAAGGGCCTGGCTTAGTGGGTGCTTTACTCATTGGGATTACAGCAGCGAAAACATTAGCATTTGTGCATCAAAAACCATTGATTGCTGTCAATCATTTGGCGGGGCATATTTATGCGACACAATTGCAAGCACCATTATACTTTCCATTATTAGCTCTTATCGCTAGTGGCGGTCATACAGAACTGGTCTATATGCATGACCACATTGATTTTGAAGTGATTGGCGAAACACAAGACGATGCTGTCGGTGAAGCTTACGATAAAGTGGGACGGCTTTTGAATTTGCCATATCCAGCAGGAAAATACTTAGATAAAATGGCACAAGAGGGCACGGATACGTATCCAATTCCACGAGCGATGTTGCATGAAGATAATTATGATTTTAGTTTTAGTGGCATGAAAAGTGCGGTGATGAACTTAGTGCATAATGCCCATCAACGTGGAGAAACTATTGTGCCAGAGGATTTAGCAACCAGCTTCCAAACAGCTGTGATTGAAGTGTTAGTTGAAAAAACAGCGCGTGCCATCCAAGCCCACCCTGATGTAAAACAATTTGTTTTAGCAGGGGGTGTGGCAGCTAATAGCGGATTGCGTCAAGCGTTGAGTGAGCGCTTGAAAGATATTGAAGTATTGATACCACCACTCTCATTGTGTGGTGATAATGCTGCGATGATTGGTGCGGTTGCTCACCAACTATATTTGGCGAACCAATTTGCGCCGCTAGATTTTAATGCAGTGCCGGGACTGGATTTATAG